From the Ruminiclostridium josui JCM 17888 genome, one window contains:
- a CDS encoding ABC transporter permease has protein sequence MNTMNNSKVLEKNLFLPATDEEKATAEVMRPSVSYWRDAWNRLRANKVATGALVVIILIILAAIIGPIVSPYSYEQILKGQENLKPSMQHIFGTDSLGRDLFTRTMIGARISLAVGVVAAIMISIIGIIYGAISGFFGGWVDNIMMRIVDIVYSVPTILIVILLQVVLKKPIDIYIQSGHAPAFLNSMGVGLISIFLVMALLYWVDMARIVRGQILALKEQEFVLAAKVLGASNRSIIFKHLIPNCIGQIIVVTTLKIPEAIFTESFLSFIGLGVSSPMASLGSLSQIALKGIYSYPYMLIFPASAISIIILSFNLFGDGLRDALDPRMKK, from the coding sequence ATGAATACTATGAATAATTCAAAAGTTTTGGAAAAAAATTTATTTTTGCCTGCCACAGACGAGGAAAAGGCAACAGCTGAGGTTATGCGTCCATCTGTTAGTTATTGGAGGGATGCATGGAACAGATTAAGAGCTAATAAAGTGGCTACTGGAGCTCTAGTCGTTATTATTTTGATTATACTGGCTGCTATCATAGGACCAATAGTTTCTCCATACTCATATGAGCAGATACTAAAAGGCCAAGAAAACTTAAAGCCAAGCATGCAGCATATATTCGGTACTGATAGTCTAGGTAGAGACCTGTTCACAAGAACAATGATAGGTGCAAGAATTTCTCTTGCAGTTGGTGTAGTAGCAGCAATAATGATATCAATTATCGGTATTATCTACGGTGCAATTTCTGGATTTTTTGGAGGTTGGGTTGATAATATCATGATGAGAATTGTTGACATAGTATACTCGGTTCCCACAATTCTTATAGTAATTCTATTGCAGGTTGTATTGAAGAAACCTATTGATATTTATATTCAGTCAGGCCACGCACCTGCTTTTCTCAATAGCATGGGTGTTGGTCTTATAAGTATATTTCTGGTTATGGCTCTTTTATACTGGGTAGATATGGCTAGAATAGTTCGTGGCCAGATTTTGGCTCTTAAAGAGCAGGAATTTGTTCTGGCTGCTAAAGTACTTGGTGCAAGCAACAGATCTATTATATTTAAACATCTGATTCCAAACTGTATAGGACAGATAATAGTTGTAACTACTCTTAAAATACCTGAAGCAATATTTACAGAATCATTTTTAAGCTTCATAGGTCTTGGTGTATCATCACCTATGGCTTCTCTGGGCTCTCTTTCTCAAATAGCTTTAAAGGGAATATATTCATATCCTTATATGCTTATATTTCCAGCATCAGCTATAAGTATTATTATTCTGTCCTTCAACCTTTTTGGAGATGGACTGAGAGATGCTTTAGACCCAAGAATGAAAAAGTAG